One part of the Maribacter aquivivus genome encodes these proteins:
- a CDS encoding glucose 1-dehydrogenase, which produces MKLEDKVIIITGASRGIGQEIAFLLAENGAKIVVNHSNSEKDAEATVAKIKNNDGHAIAIKADVSDRNQVTQLFDQTIEEFGKVDVLINNAGVMFNKKLKDNTQEDFNKLFDVNVKGVFNTLQEADSKLSDNGNIINISSSTVKLMFPTYALYSASKAAVEQMTRVFSKEIGRGISVNALAPGATETELFLNGKSQEFIDKLSSMNAFDRLAQPIDIARVVLFLASDDSKWISGQVIGANGALI; this is translated from the coding sequence ATGAAATTAGAAGATAAAGTAATAATCATTACTGGCGCCTCTAGAGGTATTGGGCAAGAAATAGCGTTCTTATTAGCAGAGAATGGTGCTAAAATAGTTGTCAATCATTCTAACAGTGAAAAAGATGCTGAAGCCACAGTTGCTAAAATTAAAAATAATGATGGTCATGCAATTGCTATTAAAGCTGATGTAAGCGATCGAAATCAGGTAACTCAGCTATTTGACCAAACTATAGAAGAATTTGGAAAGGTAGATGTATTGATCAACAACGCTGGTGTCATGTTCAACAAAAAATTGAAAGACAATACTCAAGAAGATTTTAACAAACTGTTCGATGTTAATGTGAAGGGCGTTTTTAACACATTGCAAGAGGCTGACAGTAAACTATCCGATAATGGTAACATTATTAATATATCTTCTAGTACGGTGAAACTAATGTTCCCTACTTACGCATTATATTCCGCCTCAAAAGCTGCTGTTGAACAAATGACAAGAGTATTTTCAAAAGAAATAGGCAGGGGAATCTCTGTCAATGCTTTGGCACCAGGTGCAACAGAAACTGAATTATTCTTAAATGGAAAATCTCAAGAGTTCATTGATAAATTAAGTTCAATGAATGCATTTGATAGATTGGCACAGCCTATAGATATTGCAAGAGTAGTTTTATTCTTGGCAAGTGATGATTCTAAATGGATTTCAGGTCAAGTCATTGGCGCAAACGGCGCATTAATCTAA
- a CDS encoding DUF6503 family protein yields the protein MNFKMTSLIVLSILITSCKGEQTTKKETILTPEFTNKGQELVSKMLEKVGDYKTLRGKKDVVYTYTYQTPDGKTDISTEKYIFDGELSYGKYEKHQRTLSDLQGTIEQGYDGKEFWLKHNGDILNDSVALKRVAFNRPTNFYWFTMFQKLMDKGVSYEYLGEETLNNNLYEVVKVSFNFGDSKPTDIYQLYINKNTSLVDQFLFTVADFGAMETPNLMTLEYEGVDGMLFPTKRKYKKSTWKAAVSDAPWITVNWSNIKFNNGLEKSDFEKISN from the coding sequence ATGAATTTTAAAATGACCAGCTTAATAGTACTAAGTATCTTAATTACTTCTTGTAAAGGGGAACAAACTACCAAAAAGGAAACTATTCTAACTCCTGAATTCACGAATAAAGGACAAGAATTGGTTTCAAAAATGCTTGAAAAAGTTGGCGATTACAAAACGCTTCGAGGAAAGAAAGATGTCGTGTATACATATACCTACCAAACACCAGATGGCAAAACAGATATTTCAACAGAGAAATACATTTTCGACGGTGAACTTTCATATGGTAAATACGAAAAGCACCAAAGAACCTTAAGTGACTTACAAGGCACAATTGAACAAGGTTATGATGGTAAAGAATTCTGGTTAAAGCATAATGGAGATATTCTAAATGATAGCGTTGCCTTAAAAAGAGTTGCTTTCAACAGACCTACTAACTTTTATTGGTTTACCATGTTTCAAAAGTTAATGGACAAAGGTGTTTCGTATGAATATTTAGGAGAAGAAACCTTAAATAACAATCTTTATGAAGTAGTAAAAGTATCGTTCAATTTTGGGGACTCTAAGCCAACAGATATTTATCAGCTATACATTAATAAAAACACATCTCTAGTAGATCAGTTTTTATTTACGGTTGCTGATTTTGGTGCAATGGAAACTCCGAATTTAATGACCTTAGAATATGAAGGCGTTGACGGAATGCTTTTTCCAACTAAACGAAAATATAAAAAATCTACTTGGAAAGCCGCAGTTAGCGATGCACCTTGGATAACGGTAAATTGGTCTAACATTAAATTCAATAACGGCTTAGAAAAAAGTGATTTTGAAAAAATAAGTAATTGA
- a CDS encoding haloacid dehalogenase type II: MNNNRRDFIKKSTILGAAGVTIPTLGFASQDKTEFRGERPKVLFFDVNETLLDLTAMKDSVAKALNGRNDLLPLWFTTMLQYSLVSTVANQYKDFAIIGAAALQMVAANNDIVLSHDEAKKSIVDPIRSLPAHPEIPAALQSLKDAGYKLVSFTNSSNKGVETQFKNSGLTKYFDQRLSIEDMGKFKPHVDAYNWAARKMSIQPQECLLVAAHGWDISGALWANWRGAFISRPGAQLYPLSPTPEINEPNLKLVADKLISL, from the coding sequence ATGAACAACAACAGAAGAGACTTTATTAAAAAATCAACAATACTTGGCGCAGCCGGCGTAACCATACCAACTTTAGGGTTTGCATCGCAAGATAAAACTGAATTTAGGGGCGAAAGACCAAAAGTGCTATTTTTCGATGTCAATGAAACCTTGCTAGATTTAACGGCAATGAAAGACAGTGTTGCAAAAGCTCTAAATGGTAGAAATGATTTACTACCACTTTGGTTCACCACCATGCTGCAATATTCGTTAGTATCTACGGTAGCCAACCAATACAAGGATTTTGCTATTATTGGCGCCGCTGCTTTACAAATGGTAGCTGCCAATAATGATATAGTACTAAGTCATGATGAGGCAAAGAAATCTATTGTAGACCCTATTAGATCTTTACCTGCGCACCCAGAAATTCCTGCAGCTTTACAATCTTTAAAAGATGCCGGATACAAACTTGTTTCATTTACCAATTCATCTAATAAGGGTGTAGAGACGCAATTTAAAAATTCAGGATTGACAAAATACTTTGATCAGCGCTTAAGTATAGAAGATATGGGTAAATTTAAACCTCATGTAGATGCTTATAATTGGGCAGCTAGAAAAATGAGTATTCAACCACAAGAATGCCTTTTGGTAGCAGCACATGGTTGGGATATATCTGGAGCATTATGGGCAAATTGGAGAGGTGCATTTATAAGTAGGCCTGGAGCACAATTGTACCCCTTATCTCCTACTCCAGAGATTAATGAACCCAATTTAAAATTAGTTGCAGATAAATTAATCAGTTTATAA
- a CDS encoding mannitol dehydrogenase family protein, producing the protein MNKEIILNKENLAAINKQVSIPTFDRESLKSGIVHVGVGGFHRAHQSYYTHLLQEKGDAAAWGICGIGLRKGDQKIHDVLQKQDGLYTLIVKHPDGKIESQVIGSIIDFKLGHDTPDLVIDQMAHPDTKIVSLTITEGGYNFNSSTGEFDFENADVQYELQHPKSPRTIYGFLTAAIKKRRELGLPAFTVMSCDNIQHNGDVIREMLLAFATKQDKELAAYIEKEVSFPNSMVDRITPVTTKADIDYLESTYGLKDEWPVTCEPFIQWVIEDNFSNGRPEFEKVGVQFVPDVKPYEKMKLRLLNAGHSVLGILGAIHGHPTINACMEDDLFVFYLRAFMDEEATPVLDQLEGIDLTAYKDSLQERFANPNIKDSVSRICSESSAKLPKFLIATIQDNLANGGSIKYATLVIAAWCYYSDKGIDKNGNPIEIIDAMQEQLNEAASKTKTDPLAFIRQESLFGNLINEEKFTSLYSNLVQKVYANQDIKKIMKQL; encoded by the coding sequence ATGAATAAAGAAATCATATTAAACAAAGAGAACTTAGCAGCTATAAACAAGCAGGTTTCTATACCTACATTTGATAGAGAATCATTAAAATCTGGAATAGTACATGTGGGTGTTGGTGGTTTTCATAGAGCACACCAATCTTACTATACGCACCTATTACAAGAAAAGGGAGATGCTGCCGCATGGGGTATATGTGGAATTGGTCTTCGAAAAGGTGATCAAAAGATCCATGATGTGTTACAAAAACAAGACGGACTATACACACTCATTGTAAAGCATCCTGATGGCAAGATAGAATCACAAGTAATTGGTTCCATTATCGACTTTAAACTTGGTCATGACACTCCCGATTTAGTAATTGACCAAATGGCGCATCCTGACACAAAAATAGTATCCTTAACCATTACAGAAGGTGGTTATAATTTTAATTCGTCAACAGGAGAATTTGATTTTGAGAATGCAGATGTACAGTACGAATTACAACATCCAAAAAGCCCTAGAACCATTTACGGATTTTTAACTGCTGCCATTAAAAAAAGACGTGAGCTTGGCTTACCTGCTTTTACAGTAATGTCTTGTGACAACATACAGCATAATGGCGATGTTATAAGAGAAATGCTACTTGCTTTCGCAACCAAACAAGATAAAGAACTGGCTGCATATATCGAAAAAGAAGTAAGTTTCCCTAACAGTATGGTAGATCGTATAACTCCTGTAACTACCAAAGCAGATATTGATTATTTAGAGAGCACATATGGTCTAAAAGACGAATGGCCAGTAACTTGTGAGCCTTTTATACAATGGGTAATTGAAGATAATTTCTCTAACGGCAGACCAGAATTTGAAAAAGTTGGCGTGCAGTTTGTACCAGATGTAAAGCCATATGAAAAGATGAAATTACGTCTTTTAAATGCAGGTCATTCTGTATTGGGTATTTTAGGTGCTATTCATGGTCACCCAACTATTAATGCTTGTATGGAAGATGATTTGTTCGTATTCTATTTAAGAGCTTTTATGGACGAAGAAGCTACTCCGGTTTTAGACCAACTAGAAGGCATTGATTTAACTGCATATAAGGACAGTTTACAAGAACGTTTTGCAAACCCAAATATAAAAGATAGCGTAAGTAGAATTTGCTCAGAGAGTTCTGCAAAATTGCCGAAATTCTTAATTGCAACTATTCAAGATAATTTAGCGAACGGCGGAAGCATCAAATATGCAACTTTAGTAATTGCAGCATGGTGTTATTATAGTGACAAGGGAATAGATAAAAATGGCAACCCTATTGAAATTATTGACGCCATGCAAGAACAATTAAATGAAGCAGCCAGTAAAACAAAAACTGACCCGCTAGCCTTTATTAGACAAGAATCATTATTCGGCAACCTAATCAATGAAGAAAAATTTACCAGTTTGTATAGTAACTTAGTTCAGAAAGTATATGCAAATCAAGACATTAAGAAAATAATGAAACAGCTTTAA
- a CDS encoding purine-cytosine permease family protein yields MSATNNQSTFENFNEEQLPVAKHKLHDWTHFAGLYAAEHVAATEFVIGATFVALGAKTMDIILGLLIGNILAVLSWTFITSPIAVETRLSLYTYLNKIAGDSMTKLYNWANVIIFSVISAAMITVSATAVRFAFDIPAQLNWYPTNMWFVVIVFCVGLVVVSIALYGFNAVSEFSGICAPWLFVMFTSGAMVLLPALSLDVLGTTLPSGWNDLISLGDRSIWTGVDSAGEPGIGLVEVIGFAWAANTITHFGLIDMALLRFAKKKSYGLATSTGMMFGHYVAWIAAGIMGAGAAVIIGKSIVELDPGDVAFYALGWSGFVIVIVAGWTTAITNLYRAGLAAQAIFFNHSRKKTTIVVGLITIVIACFPFVFSQILPLLTYAGLLVVPVGAIVFAEHQIFPRIGYTRYWSQYRNLTFSTPAIVSWGLGLVFGFGLNAFNVMSFFYLFIPTWIFTIGVYTLLAGRYGAKEKYPKEEEQERIRNEKIVTFQEEKSKLETIPKKDITVFSKILKLVSLVALIITLILAGIVLFDSANENSYINNREIFYTYAFICTVIYFVTAYWALLRVKSINKAKNE; encoded by the coding sequence ATGTCAGCAACCAACAACCAAAGCACATTTGAAAATTTTAACGAAGAGCAGCTACCCGTTGCAAAACATAAATTACATGATTGGACACATTTTGCAGGATTGTACGCCGCCGAACATGTTGCAGCAACAGAGTTTGTAATTGGTGCTACGTTTGTAGCATTAGGAGCAAAAACCATGGATATTATTTTAGGTCTGTTGATCGGTAATATTTTGGCAGTTCTCAGCTGGACGTTTATTACCTCTCCTATTGCAGTAGAAACAAGATTAAGCTTATACACCTACCTCAATAAAATTGCGGGAGATTCTATGACCAAGCTGTACAATTGGGCTAACGTCATTATTTTCTCGGTCATATCTGCCGCTATGATTACCGTATCTGCGACCGCAGTGCGGTTTGCGTTCGATATACCTGCACAATTAAACTGGTACCCCACCAATATGTGGTTTGTGGTCATCGTATTCTGCGTAGGCTTAGTAGTGGTGTCTATAGCATTATACGGATTTAACGCAGTATCAGAATTTTCAGGAATATGTGCTCCATGGCTTTTTGTAATGTTCACTAGTGGTGCAATGGTTTTATTACCAGCTTTATCTTTAGATGTATTAGGGACAACTCTACCTAGCGGATGGAATGATTTGATATCACTTGGTGATCGATCTATTTGGACCGGGGTTGATAGTGCCGGAGAACCAGGTATCGGACTTGTTGAAGTTATCGGGTTCGCTTGGGCTGCAAATACCATCACCCATTTCGGATTAATAGATATGGCGCTATTACGTTTTGCTAAAAAGAAATCTTACGGACTCGCAACCAGTACAGGTATGATGTTTGGGCATTATGTTGCGTGGATAGCTGCCGGTATCATGGGAGCCGGTGCTGCAGTAATCATCGGAAAATCAATCGTAGAATTAGATCCTGGAGATGTTGCTTTTTATGCCTTAGGATGGTCTGGATTCGTAATTGTAATCGTAGCAGGTTGGACTACGGCAATTACCAATTTATATAGAGCAGGATTAGCAGCTCAAGCCATTTTCTTTAATCATTCACGTAAAAAAACAACTATTGTAGTTGGTTTAATCACGATTGTCATAGCCTGTTTTCCTTTTGTATTCTCACAGATTTTACCGCTATTGACCTATGCAGGTTTATTGGTAGTACCCGTTGGTGCAATTGTATTTGCAGAGCATCAGATATTCCCAAGAATCGGATACACACGTTATTGGTCTCAATACCGCAATTTAACTTTTAGCACACCTGCTATTGTATCATGGGGATTAGGATTAGTTTTCGGTTTTGGACTAAATGCTTTTAATGTAATGTCTTTCTTCTATTTGTTTATTCCTACTTGGATTTTCACTATCGGAGTTTATACCTTGTTAGCTGGTCGCTACGGAGCAAAAGAAAAATATCCTAAGGAAGAAGAACAAGAAAGAATACGCAATGAGAAAATTGTAACTTTTCAAGAAGAAAAAAGCAAGTTAGAAACAATACCAAAAAAAGATATTACCGTATTCTCAAAGATTTTGAAGTTGGTATCTCTCGTTGCACTTATAATTACATTGATATTGGCAGGTATTGTTCTATTTGACAGTGCAAATGAAAATAGCTATATCAACAACAGAGAAATTTTCTACACGTATGCATTTATTTGTACGGTTATTTATTTCGTTACTGCATACTGGGCATTACTACGTGTAAAATCAATAAACAAAGCTAAAAATGAATAA
- a CDS encoding TetR/AcrR family transcriptional regulator, which produces MKQALKSELSKQLILNEAFKLFYEDGFKTTSIEKIMKATTLTKGAFYHHYANKKELGLEVITKKVQSRVQKRMVYPLYQNGNAYTILEDTFLNSLKSFSIYEKKHGCPTNNLINEIGDNEKVYQKALKNIIEEWKTALKDLIERGKVENSIKQDISSAAAAIYLISAFEGIRGIRKLYDDDLVINEYLNGLSIYLKQLKQ; this is translated from the coding sequence ATGAAGCAGGCATTAAAATCTGAACTATCAAAACAACTCATTCTCAATGAGGCATTTAAGTTGTTTTATGAAGACGGATTTAAAACAACCAGCATTGAAAAAATAATGAAGGCTACGACTTTAACCAAAGGGGCCTTCTACCATCATTACGCCAATAAAAAAGAACTAGGCTTAGAGGTCATCACTAAAAAAGTGCAAAGCCGAGTGCAAAAAAGAATGGTATATCCGCTATATCAAAATGGCAACGCTTATACTATTTTAGAAGATACTTTTCTGAATAGTCTAAAGTCCTTCTCTATTTACGAGAAGAAACACGGCTGCCCAACAAATAATTTAATAAATGAAATTGGTGACAATGAAAAGGTGTATCAAAAAGCATTAAAAAATATCATTGAAGAATGGAAAACCGCCCTCAAAGATTTAATAGAAAGAGGAAAAGTTGAAAATTCTATTAAACAAGATATTTCTAGTGCTGCTGCGGCAATTTATCTCATTAGTGCATTTGAAGGCATACGCGGAATACGAAAACTATACGATGACGATTTAGTAATCAATGAATATTTAAATGGGTTATCTATATATCTAAAACAACTAAAACAGTAA